The following coding sequences are from one Oncorhynchus clarkii lewisi isolate Uvic-CL-2024 chromosome 20, UVic_Ocla_1.0, whole genome shotgun sequence window:
- the LOC139376971 gene encoding tryptase-like, producing MGSQRTLSVLLLLMMGMVTTALPATTTIADITSTVGSSSATVCGTPPLNNKIVGGENAPAGSWPWQASLQTSDGHVCGGSLVNKAWVMSAAHCFSSSDPNGWNVSLGLQTLEGINPNEVSRTVAEIIIHPDYNDLTKDNDIALLRLSSPVNFTNYIRPVCLAASDSVFNNGTDSWVTGWGNVNEGVPLPSPQDLQEVEVSVVGNRQCDCLNGAGSITDNMLCAGDLAGGKDSCQGDSGGPMVIQQNSVWVQSGVVSWGQGCARPNLPGIYTRVSRYQSWIDGHIRTDKPGFVQFTSSGVDADSDYICSDGPTTTVDPNPYPYPYPYPYPYPHPYPYPYESIFDHGHSLFSSLYLLSTLFILMFLTI from the exons ATGGGGAGTCAAAGGACGCTTTCCGTGTTGCTTCTGTTGATGATGG GTATGGTGACCACTGCTCTTCCTG CAACTACTACTATTGCAGACATCACTTCAACGGTTGGCTCTTCATCAGCCACTG TGTGTGGCACCCCTCCACTCAACAACAAAATAGTGGGAGGAGAAAATGCCCCTGCAGGAAGTTGGCCCTGGCAGGCAAGTCTCCAAACTTCTGACGGACATGTTTGCGGTGGGTCCCTCGTCAACAAGGCGTGGGTGATGTCTGCAGCCCACTGCTTCTCTAG CTCAGACCCAAATGGTTGGAACGTTAGCCTTGGTCTACAGACCCTGGAGGGGATTAACCCCAACGAAGTGTCCAGAACTGTGGCTGAGATCATTATACATCCAGATTACAACGATTTAACAAAGGACAACGACATCGCTCTGCTCAGACTCTCCTCACCAGTCAACTTCACAAACTACATCCGACCCGTCTGTCTGGCAGCAAGTGATAGTGTTTTCAACAATGGTACTGATAGCTGGGTGACCGGCTGGGGCAACGTCAATGAAGGAG TTCCCCTCCCATCCCCCCAGGATCTGCAAGAAGTGGAGGTTTCAGTTGTGGGGAACAGACAGTGTGACTGCCTCAATGGGGCAGGCTCAATCACAGACAACATGCTCTGTGCTGGTGATCTGGCAGGGGGCAAGGACTCATGTCAG GGTGACTCAGGAGGTCCAATGGTGATCCAACAGAACTCTGTCTGGGTCCAGTCTGGGGTTGTTAGTTGGGGTCAAGGCTGCGCTCGGCCCAATCTCCCTGGGATCTACACCAGAGTGTCCCGTTACCAGTCCTGGATCGACGGCCATATCAGGACCGACAAGCCAGGCTTTGTCCAATTTACCTCCAGTGGGGTAGATGCTGACAGCGATTACATATGTTCTGATGGCCCAACAACTACTGTCGACCCCAACCCCTACCCTTACCCCTACCCTTACCCCTACCCTTACCCCCACCCTTACCCCTACCCCTACGAATCCATTTTTGATCATGGGCACAGTTTGTTCAGCTCCCTTTATTTGCTGAGCACCTTGTTCATTCTGATGTTTCTTACCATTTAA